From one Papio anubis isolate 15944 chromosome 12, Panubis1.0, whole genome shotgun sequence genomic stretch:
- the MRGPRF gene encoding mas-related G-protein coupled receptor member F isoform X3, with amino-acid sequence MAGNCSWEAHPGNRDKMCPGMSEAPELYSRGFLTIEQITMLPPPAVMNYIFLLLCLCGLVGNGLVLWFFGFSIKRNPFSIYFLHLASADVGYLFSKAVFSILNTGGFLGAFADYIRSVCRVLGLCMFLTGVSLLPAVSTERCASVIFPSWYWRRRPKRLSAVVCALLWVLSLLVTCLHNYFCVFLGRGAPGAACRHMDIFLGILLFLLCCPLMVLPCLALILHVECRARRRQRSAKLNHVILAMVSVFLVSSIYLGIDWFLFWVFQIPAPFPEYVTDLCICINSSAKPVVYFLAGRDKSQRLWEPLRVVFQRALRDGAELGEAGGSTPNTVTMEMQCPPGNAS; translated from the exons ATGGCTGGAAACTGCTCCTGGGAGGCCCATCCCGGCAACAGGGACAAG ATGTGCCCTGGCATGAGCGAGGCCCCGGAACTCTACAGCCGGGGATTCCTGACCATCGAGCAGATCACAATGCTGCCGCCTCCGGCCGTCATGAACTACATCTTCCTGCTTCTCTGCCTGTGTGGCCTGGTGGGCAACGGGCTGGTCCTCTGGTTTTTCGGCTTCTCCATCAAGAGGAACCCCTTCTCCATCTACTTCCTGCACCTGGCCAGTGCCGACGTGGGCTACCTCTTCAGCAAGGCGGTGTTCTCCATCCTGAACACGGGGGGCTTCCTGGGCGCGTTTGCCGACTATATCCGCAGCGTGTGCCGAGTCCTGGGGCTGTGCATGTTCCTCACCGGCGTGAGCCTCCTGCCGGCCGTCAGCACAGAGCGCTGCGCGTCAGTCATCTTCCCCTCCTGGTACTGGCGTCGGCGGCCCAAGCGCCTGTCAGCCGTGGTGTGCGCCCTGCTGTGGGTCCTGTCCCTCCTGGTCACCTGCCTGCACAACTACTTCTGCGTGTTCCTGGGCCGCGGGGCCCCGGGCGCGGCCTGCAGGCACATGGACATCTTCCTGGGCATCCTCCTGTTCCTGCTCTGCTGCCCGCTCATGGTACTGCCCTGCCTGGCCCTCATCCTGCACGTGGAGTGCCGGGCCCGACGGCGCCAGCGCTCTGCCAAGCTCAACCATGTCATCCTGGCCATGGTCTCCGTCTTCCTGGTGTCCTCCATCTACTTAGGGATCGACTGGTTCCTCTTCTGGGTCTTCCAGATCCCGGCCCCCTTCCCCGAGTACGTCACCGACCTGTGCATCTGCATCAACAGCAGCGCCAAACCCGTCGTCTACTTCCTGGCCGGGAGGGACAAGTCGCAGCGGCTGTGGGAGCCGCTCAGGGTGGTCTTCCAGCGGGCCCTGCGGGACGGCGCTGAGCTGGGGGAGGCCGGGGGCAGCACGCCCAACACGGTCACCATGGAGATGCAGTGCCCCCCGGGGAACGCCTCCTGA
- the MRGPRF gene encoding mas-related G-protein coupled receptor member F isoform X1 — protein sequence MGVQEGEGSLLPSSTLSLGFRQVGVQTGELPAGTQTRQAWRWLETAPGRPIPATGTRQVPQMCPGMSEAPELYSRGFLTIEQITMLPPPAVMNYIFLLLCLCGLVGNGLVLWFFGFSIKRNPFSIYFLHLASADVGYLFSKAVFSILNTGGFLGAFADYIRSVCRVLGLCMFLTGVSLLPAVSTERCASVIFPSWYWRRRPKRLSAVVCALLWVLSLLVTCLHNYFCVFLGRGAPGAACRHMDIFLGILLFLLCCPLMVLPCLALILHVECRARRRQRSAKLNHVILAMVSVFLVSSIYLGIDWFLFWVFQIPAPFPEYVTDLCICINSSAKPVVYFLAGRDKSQRLWEPLRVVFQRALRDGAELGEAGGSTPNTVTMEMQCPPGNAS from the exons ATGGGGGTCCAGGAAGGGGAGGGGTCCCTGCTGCCCTCGTCCACCCTCTCTCTGGGCTTCCGCCAGGTGGGTGTGCAGACCGGTGAGCTGCCAGCAGGGACCCAGACGCGCCAGGCCTGGAGATGGCTGGAAACTGCTCCTGGGAGGCCCATCCCGGCAACAGGGACAAGGCAAGTGCCACAG ATGTGCCCTGGCATGAGCGAGGCCCCGGAACTCTACAGCCGGGGATTCCTGACCATCGAGCAGATCACAATGCTGCCGCCTCCGGCCGTCATGAACTACATCTTCCTGCTTCTCTGCCTGTGTGGCCTGGTGGGCAACGGGCTGGTCCTCTGGTTTTTCGGCTTCTCCATCAAGAGGAACCCCTTCTCCATCTACTTCCTGCACCTGGCCAGTGCCGACGTGGGCTACCTCTTCAGCAAGGCGGTGTTCTCCATCCTGAACACGGGGGGCTTCCTGGGCGCGTTTGCCGACTATATCCGCAGCGTGTGCCGAGTCCTGGGGCTGTGCATGTTCCTCACCGGCGTGAGCCTCCTGCCGGCCGTCAGCACAGAGCGCTGCGCGTCAGTCATCTTCCCCTCCTGGTACTGGCGTCGGCGGCCCAAGCGCCTGTCAGCCGTGGTGTGCGCCCTGCTGTGGGTCCTGTCCCTCCTGGTCACCTGCCTGCACAACTACTTCTGCGTGTTCCTGGGCCGCGGGGCCCCGGGCGCGGCCTGCAGGCACATGGACATCTTCCTGGGCATCCTCCTGTTCCTGCTCTGCTGCCCGCTCATGGTACTGCCCTGCCTGGCCCTCATCCTGCACGTGGAGTGCCGGGCCCGACGGCGCCAGCGCTCTGCCAAGCTCAACCATGTCATCCTGGCCATGGTCTCCGTCTTCCTGGTGTCCTCCATCTACTTAGGGATCGACTGGTTCCTCTTCTGGGTCTTCCAGATCCCGGCCCCCTTCCCCGAGTACGTCACCGACCTGTGCATCTGCATCAACAGCAGCGCCAAACCCGTCGTCTACTTCCTGGCCGGGAGGGACAAGTCGCAGCGGCTGTGGGAGCCGCTCAGGGTGGTCTTCCAGCGGGCCCTGCGGGACGGCGCTGAGCTGGGGGAGGCCGGGGGCAGCACGCCCAACACGGTCACCATGGAGATGCAGTGCCCCCCGGGGAACGCCTCCTGA
- the MRGPRF gene encoding mas-related G-protein coupled receptor member F isoform X2, giving the protein MRTKPDDGCRPAGRVGVQTGELPAGTQTRQAWRWLETAPGRPIPATGTRQVPQMCPGMSEAPELYSRGFLTIEQITMLPPPAVMNYIFLLLCLCGLVGNGLVLWFFGFSIKRNPFSIYFLHLASADVGYLFSKAVFSILNTGGFLGAFADYIRSVCRVLGLCMFLTGVSLLPAVSTERCASVIFPSWYWRRRPKRLSAVVCALLWVLSLLVTCLHNYFCVFLGRGAPGAACRHMDIFLGILLFLLCCPLMVLPCLALILHVECRARRRQRSAKLNHVILAMVSVFLVSSIYLGIDWFLFWVFQIPAPFPEYVTDLCICINSSAKPVVYFLAGRDKSQRLWEPLRVVFQRALRDGAELGEAGGSTPNTVTMEMQCPPGNAS; this is encoded by the exons ATGAGGACCAAACCAGATGATGGGTGTAGGCCGGCTGGCAGG GTGGGTGTGCAGACCGGTGAGCTGCCAGCAGGGACCCAGACGCGCCAGGCCTGGAGATGGCTGGAAACTGCTCCTGGGAGGCCCATCCCGGCAACAGGGACAAGGCAAGTGCCACAG ATGTGCCCTGGCATGAGCGAGGCCCCGGAACTCTACAGCCGGGGATTCCTGACCATCGAGCAGATCACAATGCTGCCGCCTCCGGCCGTCATGAACTACATCTTCCTGCTTCTCTGCCTGTGTGGCCTGGTGGGCAACGGGCTGGTCCTCTGGTTTTTCGGCTTCTCCATCAAGAGGAACCCCTTCTCCATCTACTTCCTGCACCTGGCCAGTGCCGACGTGGGCTACCTCTTCAGCAAGGCGGTGTTCTCCATCCTGAACACGGGGGGCTTCCTGGGCGCGTTTGCCGACTATATCCGCAGCGTGTGCCGAGTCCTGGGGCTGTGCATGTTCCTCACCGGCGTGAGCCTCCTGCCGGCCGTCAGCACAGAGCGCTGCGCGTCAGTCATCTTCCCCTCCTGGTACTGGCGTCGGCGGCCCAAGCGCCTGTCAGCCGTGGTGTGCGCCCTGCTGTGGGTCCTGTCCCTCCTGGTCACCTGCCTGCACAACTACTTCTGCGTGTTCCTGGGCCGCGGGGCCCCGGGCGCGGCCTGCAGGCACATGGACATCTTCCTGGGCATCCTCCTGTTCCTGCTCTGCTGCCCGCTCATGGTACTGCCCTGCCTGGCCCTCATCCTGCACGTGGAGTGCCGGGCCCGACGGCGCCAGCGCTCTGCCAAGCTCAACCATGTCATCCTGGCCATGGTCTCCGTCTTCCTGGTGTCCTCCATCTACTTAGGGATCGACTGGTTCCTCTTCTGGGTCTTCCAGATCCCGGCCCCCTTCCCCGAGTACGTCACCGACCTGTGCATCTGCATCAACAGCAGCGCCAAACCCGTCGTCTACTTCCTGGCCGGGAGGGACAAGTCGCAGCGGCTGTGGGAGCCGCTCAGGGTGGTCTTCCAGCGGGCCCTGCGGGACGGCGCTGAGCTGGGGGAGGCCGGGGGCAGCACGCCCAACACGGTCACCATGGAGATGCAGTGCCCCCCGGGGAACGCCTCCTGA